A single Novipirellula galeiformis DNA region contains:
- the pepT gene encoding peptidase T yields MTHPPTVTINSTRLLERFLRYVRIDTAADPNSDQYPSSQKQRTLARFLEQELREMSITDARMDENALVWGTIPATNGGHSPVVALVAHMDTSPEAPSENVSPQVIESYPGGDIRLPAGIEISCAATPELESMIGKTLVTTDGTTLLGGDDKAGIAIIMELAQTLIENPHLQHGDVRVLFTCDEEIGHGTDKIDLPALNAMVAYTIDGGGAGDIDVETFSADGATVRFTGNNIHPAIAKGVMVNAMRAAADFVADLPRQEMTPETTSDRQGFIHPHAIHGGVGEATVELILRSFDSDDLVGYADRVRSAAETAAKRTPGVKADVTIYRQYRNLREGLETLPQAVEFAEQAFKNLGRPCRREIVRGGTDGSQLTEKGLPTPNLSSGQHNIHSVREFACLDEMVEATEHLVELLSLWSNQRS; encoded by the coding sequence ATGACACACCCCCCTACCGTCACGATCAATTCAACACGGCTGCTCGAGCGTTTCTTGCGTTACGTGCGGATCGACACCGCTGCGGACCCCAATAGCGATCAATATCCCAGCTCGCAAAAACAGCGGACGCTTGCTCGATTTTTGGAGCAAGAGTTGCGTGAAATGAGTATCACGGACGCTCGGATGGATGAGAACGCTTTGGTGTGGGGGACCATTCCCGCAACCAACGGAGGGCATAGCCCCGTGGTCGCTTTGGTCGCGCACATGGATACGTCACCCGAAGCCCCCAGCGAGAACGTTTCGCCCCAGGTGATCGAGTCTTATCCCGGAGGCGACATTCGGCTGCCCGCGGGAATCGAGATTTCCTGTGCCGCAACACCCGAGCTCGAATCGATGATCGGCAAGACGTTGGTGACGACCGACGGGACGACGCTGCTGGGCGGTGACGACAAGGCGGGCATCGCCATCATCATGGAGCTCGCTCAGACCTTGATCGAGAATCCTCATTTGCAACACGGTGACGTTCGTGTGTTGTTTACCTGTGACGAAGAGATTGGGCACGGTACCGACAAAATCGATTTGCCGGCATTGAATGCGATGGTCGCGTACACGATCGATGGAGGTGGCGCCGGAGACATTGATGTCGAAACCTTCTCGGCTGATGGAGCCACGGTGCGGTTCACCGGCAACAACATACATCCGGCAATCGCCAAAGGGGTGATGGTCAATGCGATGCGAGCGGCGGCCGATTTCGTCGCGGATTTGCCACGCCAAGAGATGACGCCCGAAACCACCTCAGATCGCCAAGGGTTTATCCATCCCCACGCGATCCACGGAGGCGTCGGCGAAGCGACCGTGGAGTTGATCCTGCGTTCGTTTGATTCCGATGATTTGGTGGGGTATGCCGATCGCGTTCGCAGCGCTGCGGAAACCGCCGCAAAGAGAACGCCCGGCGTCAAAGCGGACGTCACGATCTATCGTCAATACCGCAACCTTCGCGAGGGCTTGGAAACGCTTCCCCAAGCGGTTGAGTTTGCCGAGCAAGCGTTTAAGAATCTCGGCCGTCCGTGTCGCCGCGAGATCGTTCGCGGCGGGACCGATGGCAGTCAATTGACCGAGAAAGGATTGCCGACGCCAAATCTGTCGAGCGGCCAGCACAACATTCACAGCGTCCGCGAATTCGCCTGCCTCGACGAAATGGTCGAGGCGACCGAGCATCTCGTCGAACTGCTTTCGCTATGGAGCAATCAGCGGTCCTAA